One window of the Triticum dicoccoides isolate Atlit2015 ecotype Zavitan chromosome 3B, WEW_v2.0, whole genome shotgun sequence genome contains the following:
- the LOC119280845 gene encoding protein tas-like — translation MAMPTFHLAPDLPPVSRLCLGTMTMGEQSGPPESLRLLDAAYDAGVNFFDSAEMYPVPQRAETHGRSEELVGRWLRARRVPRDSVVLATKVAGPSGQMTWIRGGPVALDSRNITEAIDTSLRRLGVDYIDLYQIHWPDRYVPMFGETDYDPTRQYASIPMEEQLKALGKGIETGKIRYIGLSNETPYGLMKFLQLSRDLQLRSKILTVQNSYNLLCRNFDAGLAECCHHERISLLAYSPMAMGILSGKYHSSDDSRPPDARMNLFKGRYSEGESRYNLQNPKLESAVKEYRRIGAKYGISPSILAVAFVLRHPLVGSVVFGATKLWQLEEVLQATGVHLCEEILAEINDVHARIPNPCP, via the exons ATGGCAATGCCCACCTTCCACCTCGCCCCCGACCTGCCGCCCGTCTCGCGCCTCTGCCTCG GGACCATGACGATGGGGGAGCAAAGCGGGCCGCCGGAATCGCTCCGCCTCCTCGACGCCGCCTACGACGCCGGCGTCAACTTCTTCGACTCCGCCGAGATGTACCCGGTGCCGCAGCGCGCGGAGACGCACGGGCGCAGCGAGGAGCTCGTCGGCCGGTGGCTGCGGGCCCGGCGGGTCCCCCGCGACAGCGTGGTGCTCGCCACCAAG GTCGCCGGGCCGTCTGGTCAGATGACGTGGATCCGTGGCGGGCCGGTGGCTCTCGACTCCAGGAACATCACCGAGGCAATCGATACTAG TTTGCGCCGATTGGGTGTGGATTACATCGACCTCTACCAGATACATTGGCCTGACCG TTATGTTCCTATGTTTGGAGAGACGGACTACGATCCGACCCGTCAGTACGCGTCTATACCGATGGAAGAACAGCTAAAGGCACTTGGAAAAGGCATAGAGACTGGCAAG ATCAGGTATATTGGCCTTAGCAACGAAACACCATATGGGTTGATGAAGTTCCTTCAGCTGAGTAGGGATTTACAGCTGCGATCCAAGATACTAACAGTCCAA AACTCGTATAACCTGCTGTGTCGCAATTTTGATGCTGGATTGGCAGAATGCTGCCATCACGAGAG AATCAGTTTGCTGGCCTACAGTCCCATGGCAATGGGTATACTTTCAGGGAAGTATCACTCATCTGATGACAGCAGACCGCCAGATGCAAGGATGAATCTTTTCAAAG GAAGATACTCCGAGGGTGAATCCAGATACAATCTGCAGAACCCCAAACTGGAATCGGCAGTGAAG GAATATAGAAGAATTGGCGCCAAGTATGGCATTTCACCGTCAATCCTAGCAGTTG CATTTGTACTAAGACACCCCCTCGTGGGATCAGTTGTTTTCGGTGCTACTAAATTATGGCAGCTCGAAGAGGTTCTTCAGGCCACAGGGGTCCATCTCTGTGAAGAAATTTTGGCAGAGATCAATGATGTCCATGCAAGAATCCCCAATCCTTGTCCATAA
- the LOC119274824 gene encoding dirigent protein 21-like, whose amino-acid sequence MASGGWLCSVLLALLAVLAARPAAVSGASAHLHFYMHDVLTGPAPTAVQVLDGPRGHFGDTIVIDDALTATSSAASAGVGRAQGRYVWASKGNPELLVTMEVLLTSGPYAGSSVTVVGRDDIGAAVRELSVIGGTGQFRMARGYVLWKTVRLDHPNAVLELDVFVNP is encoded by the coding sequence ATGGCTTCCGGCGGCTGGCTCTGCTCCGTGCTCCTGGCGCTGCTGGCCGTCCTGGCGGCGCGGCCGGCGGCGGTGTCGGGGGCGTCGGCGCACCTGCACTTCTACATGCACGACGTGCTGACCGGCCCGGCGCCGACGGCGGTGCAGGTGCTGGACGGCCCGCGCGGCCACTTCGGCGACACCATCGTCATCGACGACGCGCTCACGGCCACCTCGTCGGCGGCGTCGGCGGGCGTGGGGCGCGCGCAGGGGCGGTACGTCTGGGCGTCCAAGGGGAACCCGGAGCTGCTGGTCACCATGGAGGTGCTCCTCACGTCCGGCCCCTACGCGGGCTCCTCCGTCACGGTGGTGGGCCGGGACGACATCGGCGCCGCCGTGCGGGAGCTGTCGGTGATCGGCGGCACGGGCCAGTTCAGGATGGCCAGAGGCTACGTGCTGTGGAAGACCGTCCGGCTCGACCACCCCAACGCCGTCCTCGAGCTCGACGTCTTCGTCAACCCGTGA